One region of Dokdonia sp. 4H-3-7-5 genomic DNA includes:
- a CDS encoding cupin domain-containing protein, producing the protein MKSFGASKEFIEGNDIEWEVVGEGVKRKIMGYDDKIMLVKVHFEKGGIGPMHEHYHSQVTYVESGSFDVTINGKTKTLKGGDSFYIPPHELHGAICTEAGVLIDVFSPIREDFME; encoded by the coding sequence ATGAAATCATTTGGAGCAAGTAAAGAATTTATAGAAGGCAACGACATTGAGTGGGAAGTTGTAGGTGAAGGAGTAAAACGTAAAATAATGGGCTATGATGACAAAATCATGCTTGTAAAAGTGCACTTTGAGAAGGGCGGAATAGGACCTATGCATGAGCATTACCACTCACAAGTTACTTATGTAGAAAGTGGATCTTTTGATGTGACTATAAATGGTAAGACTAAAACGCTAAAAGGAGGTGACTCTTTTTACATACCTCCACATGAATTACATGGAGCAATTTGTACCGAAGCAGGGGTATTAATTGACGTATTCTCGCCAATAAGAGAAGATTTTATGGAATAG
- a CDS encoding chondroitinase-B domain-containing protein — MPIISQTVTTPDELKEAIEDAEPGDVISLKDGVWKDLAIKFYGEGTEANPITLKAENAGKVILEGNSSLKLGGKHLVVEGLYFKNGYTTENAIIRFKIDDEKIAYHSQVTDCVIEDFTNPDRDSKNHWIELWGQHNTFDHNYITGKTNQGPTLRVFLKGNENVNTYHQIKDNHFGPRPRKGGPRAETMQLGDSYTSMTPGYVNVEHNYFEKCNGEVEIISSKSNYNTFKNNVFFESEGSLVLRHGNYATIDGNVFIGNDASEFIGGIRVINTGHLIVNNYFYNLKGNEFRAPLAVMNGIPKSPLNRYNQVTDVVVAHNSFINTKTPWHFGVGANLNQAEVLPASEIRSARAERMIVANNLVYGDIETTEIIKNYDSITGVTFKNNILNVENKSAYQTDGLLTKEVTLSSPTEIFQSPESLETEMYNGFDFDKIETDIFGNKRASTNRVGAIAGASTGAMALLDVTNYGTSWFNPHPEKQAGKTIKVSTAAELTEAVATSNDGDTIELSAGNYEINEKYAFAKAVTLQSSSSEKPVLTFSNTAKGFELQPRAKLKLKNISLKGTSTTDAFATLDKNMGQSYELWLDNVEIDGFKSVLETSKASFADTIMIKNSVIKNTQRGIQLNKEVNDKGDYNAAFVFVEDSQFENVASDVLDYYRGGYDESTIGGSLVVTGNTFTKCGASDSANILLQTRGIVNVTLANNTFTNNRVKYVAVLWGEKGQEPVNNTVSNSGEIKVVQNLKLKLVY; from the coding sequence ATGCCTATAATATCACAGACAGTCACTACCCCAGATGAATTAAAAGAGGCAATTGAAGATGCAGAGCCAGGAGATGTAATAAGTCTTAAAGATGGGGTGTGGAAAGATCTAGCTATTAAATTTTACGGAGAAGGCACTGAAGCAAATCCTATTACTCTTAAGGCAGAAAATGCTGGAAAAGTAATCTTAGAAGGAAACTCTTCACTTAAACTAGGAGGGAAGCACCTTGTAGTAGAAGGACTTTATTTTAAAAATGGTTATACCACAGAGAATGCCATTATACGTTTTAAAATAGATGATGAGAAGATTGCATATCACTCGCAAGTAACAGATTGTGTAATAGAAGATTTTACAAATCCAGATCGCGATAGTAAAAACCACTGGATCGAATTATGGGGACAGCACAATACATTTGATCATAATTATATTACTGGTAAAACAAACCAAGGCCCTACACTTCGCGTGTTTTTAAAAGGAAATGAAAATGTAAATACGTATCATCAGATTAAGGACAACCATTTTGGACCACGTCCTAGAAAAGGTGGGCCTCGTGCTGAGACTATGCAGTTAGGCGATAGTTATACGTCTATGACACCGGGCTATGTAAATGTAGAACACAATTATTTTGAGAAGTGTAATGGAGAAGTAGAGATTATCTCAAGTAAGTCTAATTATAATACGTTTAAAAATAATGTCTTTTTTGAGTCAGAAGGTTCGCTAGTGCTTCGTCACGGTAATTATGCGACCATAGATGGTAATGTATTTATAGGCAATGATGCATCTGAGTTTATAGGAGGTATACGTGTTATAAATACGGGTCATCTTATTGTAAATAACTACTTCTATAACTTAAAAGGAAATGAATTTCGCGCACCGCTCGCAGTAATGAATGGTATTCCTAAGTCCCCGCTCAATCGTTATAATCAGGTTACAGATGTGGTAGTCGCTCACAATTCATTTATAAATACAAAGACGCCTTGGCATTTTGGAGTAGGAGCAAACCTAAATCAGGCAGAAGTGCTTCCAGCTTCAGAAATACGCTCTGCACGTGCAGAACGTATGATTGTGGCAAATAACTTAGTCTACGGAGATATTGAAACTACAGAAATTATCAAAAATTACGATAGCATCACTGGGGTTACTTTTAAAAATAACATACTTAACGTAGAAAATAAAAGTGCTTATCAAACGGATGGTTTGTTAACTAAAGAAGTGACATTATCATCGCCTACAGAAATCTTCCAGTCGCCAGAATCACTAGAGACTGAGATGTATAATGGATTTGACTTTGATAAGATTGAGACTGACATTTTTGGCAATAAAAGAGCGTCCACTAATAGGGTGGGGGCAATTGCAGGAGCGAGTACGGGAGCAATGGCATTGCTCGACGTAACTAATTACGGGACGTCATGGTTCAACCCACATCCAGAAAAGCAAGCAGGAAAAACGATAAAAGTGTCAACTGCAGCAGAGCTTACAGAGGCTGTTGCGACAAGTAATGATGGAGATACTATCGAGCTTAGTGCTGGTAATTATGAGATTAATGAAAAGTACGCTTTCGCGAAAGCGGTAACTCTTCAATCCTCATCTTCAGAAAAACCGGTACTTACTTTTAGTAATACTGCCAAAGGTTTTGAGCTACAACCAAGAGCAAAACTCAAGCTCAAAAACATTTCACTTAAAGGAACGTCAACTACAGATGCTTTTGCAACCCTTGACAAAAACATGGGGCAGTCTTATGAACTGTGGCTTGATAATGTAGAAATAGATGGATTCAAAAGTGTGCTAGAAACGAGTAAAGCATCTTTTGCAGATACCATCATGATTAAAAATAGTGTGATTAAAAACACACAGCGAGGGATACAGCTTAATAAAGAAGTAAATGATAAAGGTGATTATAATGCAGCTTTTGTCTTTGTAGAAGATTCTCAGTTTGAAAATGTAGCCAGTGATGTGCTAGATTATTACCGTGGAGGTTATGATGAGTCTACCATAGGTGGAAGCCTGGTGGTTACTGGTAACACATTTACAAAATGTGGTGCTAGTGATAGCGCTAACATTTTATTACAAACAAGAGGTATTGTAAATGTTACCCTAGCAAATAACACATTTACAAATAATCGTGTGAAGTATGTCGCGGTTCTTTGGGGAGAAAAAGGTCAAGAACCAGTAAATAATACAGTATCTAACTCTGGTGAAATAAAAGTAGTTCAAAATCTGAAACTTAAACTGGTTTACTAA
- a CDS encoding alginate lyase family protein yields MKLISRNTALVVGITLSTLFVSCDEQGTSKDTSGATTSGANPNVVLTTTEVEDIRAKLGSVPLFDSSLAVAKQEVDAAMEKGIQVPIPKDMAGGYTHTQHKLNYTILHKAGVIFQLTGEEKYAQYTRDVLMKYAEMYPSLPRHPQERSYSRGKIFWQCLNDANWLVHMSQAYDAIRSWIPEEDREILDTKLFRPFADFLSVETPQFFNRIHNHSTWGTVAVGMIGLVMDDDELVDRALYGIKNDSISATATDNDGGLIKAEGQKTGFLANLDEPFSPDGYYTEGPYYQRYAMYPFLAFAKALETKKPELKIFEYNGGVLIKAVDALLNLTDQNGDFFPLNDGQKGMSYNTSSLVSAVDIAYYYGNQDARLLSVAQQQGQVELDITGLAVAQAIEAGKAIPFTKESVLLHDGPEGNQGGVAILRANYSQGTMALVMKNASHGLSHGHFDKLSYSLYEDGAEVLQDYGLARFVNVEQKNGGGYLKENTTWAKQTIAHNTVVIDETSHFKGSFKESSKHHPEIITFETNDEKLQVVSATENNAYPGTEITRTMMMVTPEGGNKPYIIDINQINSNQAHQIDLPIYYHGQVISTSFDLQQEASLRALGTANGYQHIWKEAMGNAKAGSSQFTWLNNNRFYSVTTLSDSKDTFILGRVGANDSSFNLRRDPMFIHRKTDVKNAVYAQVIESHGTYNAVTEKAQDAYASVASITQEKAPEGYVAIKITMLSGEEQLVVVVDNAFAKAQHSITLSNQTYTWKGNYTLKQIKN; encoded by the coding sequence ATGAAATTAATTAGCAGAAATACGGCTCTTGTAGTTGGTATCACACTTTCGACTTTATTCGTTTCTTGTGATGAGCAGGGAACTAGTAAAGACACATCGGGCGCTACTACAAGTGGCGCAAATCCAAATGTAGTACTTACCACAACTGAGGTTGAAGATATAAGAGCTAAGTTGGGAAGTGTTCCGTTGTTTGATAGTTCGCTAGCTGTAGCAAAACAAGAAGTAGATGCAGCAATGGAAAAAGGGATACAAGTGCCTATCCCAAAGGACATGGCTGGAGGTTATACCCACACACAGCATAAATTAAATTATACCATACTTCATAAGGCAGGGGTGATTTTTCAGCTCACGGGAGAAGAGAAATATGCACAGTATACGAGAGATGTATTAATGAAATATGCAGAGATGTATCCTTCATTACCACGTCACCCGCAAGAACGATCATATTCTCGTGGGAAGATATTCTGGCAATGTCTCAATGATGCAAACTGGTTAGTGCATATGAGCCAGGCGTATGACGCCATACGTAGTTGGATACCAGAAGAAGATCGTGAGATTCTCGATACAAAGTTATTTCGTCCATTTGCAGATTTTCTGTCTGTAGAAACACCACAATTTTTTAACCGCATTCATAATCATAGTACTTGGGGTACTGTCGCTGTAGGTATGATAGGTTTAGTAATGGATGATGATGAGCTTGTAGACCGCGCATTGTACGGCATTAAAAACGATAGTATTTCGGCGACCGCGACGGATAATGATGGCGGACTCATAAAGGCTGAGGGTCAAAAAACAGGGTTTCTAGCAAATCTAGATGAACCTTTTTCGCCAGATGGTTATTATACAGAAGGACCGTACTATCAGCGATATGCGATGTATCCTTTTTTAGCTTTCGCGAAAGCGTTAGAAACTAAAAAACCGGAACTCAAAATATTTGAATACAATGGCGGAGTTTTAATAAAAGCAGTAGATGCACTTCTTAACCTCACCGATCAAAATGGTGATTTTTTCCCACTAAATGATGGTCAAAAAGGAATGTCTTATAACACGTCATCATTGGTTTCTGCAGTGGATATTGCTTATTATTATGGGAATCAAGACGCACGTTTACTATCGGTAGCGCAGCAGCAAGGACAAGTAGAACTTGATATTACCGGTCTTGCAGTAGCTCAGGCAATTGAGGCAGGTAAAGCAATCCCATTCACAAAAGAATCTGTTTTACTACATGACGGCCCAGAAGGTAATCAAGGTGGTGTTGCTATTTTAAGAGCAAATTATAGTCAAGGAACGATGGCACTAGTGATGAAAAATGCTAGTCATGGTTTGAGTCATGGGCATTTTGATAAGCTCTCTTATTCTCTTTATGAAGATGGAGCAGAGGTATTGCAAGATTATGGACTCGCACGTTTTGTAAATGTCGAGCAAAAGAATGGAGGTGGTTACCTAAAAGAAAATACGACTTGGGCAAAGCAAACTATTGCTCATAATACAGTGGTGATTGATGAGACATCACACTTTAAAGGTAGTTTTAAGGAAAGTTCAAAACACCACCCAGAGATTATCACTTTTGAAACTAATGATGAAAAACTACAAGTAGTAAGCGCCACAGAAAACAACGCTTACCCTGGAACGGAGATTACACGCACTATGATGATGGTAACACCAGAAGGTGGTAACAAGCCATATATAATAGATATTAATCAAATAAACAGCAATCAAGCGCATCAGATAGACTTACCAATCTATTATCATGGGCAGGTCATCTCAACTAGTTTTGATTTACAGCAGGAAGCATCATTACGCGCATTAGGAACGGCAAACGGATATCAACACATATGGAAAGAGGCCATGGGTAATGCAAAGGCTGGAAGTAGTCAATTTACTTGGCTTAATAATAACAGATTCTACAGTGTTACTACACTTTCAGATAGTAAGGATACATTTATTTTAGGTCGTGTGGGAGCAAATGATTCATCGTTTAACCTACGCAGAGATCCTATGTTTATACATCGAAAGACAGATGTTAAAAACGCAGTGTACGCTCAGGTGATAGAATCCCATGGTACCTATAATGCGGTTACAGAAAAAGCGCAGGATGCATATGCATCTGTGGCATCTATAACTCAAGAAAAAGCACCAGAAGGATATGTGGCTATAAAAATCACTATGCTATCTGGGGAGGAGCAACTTGTGGTGGTGGTAGATAACGCTTTCGCGAAAGCGCAACATTCAATAACCCTATCAAATCAAACATACACCTGGAAAGGTAATTACACTTTAAAACAAATTAAAAACTAA
- a CDS encoding heparinase II/III family protein, with translation MYKPQQFPLLKWCFCLFSLALCSQQLPSDKVVAVEDLAVYLKKEIKDELGDDSPEKLAAHFRTVFQERYFYEWTENDTRFEEYKTLYPAMEVSHTTRAQDHLDKFDASTHWKLPFNYKNETPINAYGLRHLARQHKMVDIAFLYRYKDKDAQYIDYFTGQLQSLNDALITGEYETIPDGNGVYEAFRSGYRVLNWLQIHNGFLGEKAYSDKEQLTTVATLLQHASHLYENNAEFKSGNHQTRGLSALAMLAIIFNDFQDADLWYERAMSILEQHLQREINEDGFQFERTIHYHQSDIDNYFYIYQLAQKSNKKVSAIWEERLKSLFTTLTKIAFPDGSAPVLSDDTDAPWAEKNDISGTLTLGYLLFDDPEMGYFAKSTVKPKYLWNLSKEQLGALKEIKATAPQVGSYAFEDTGYYVMREGWDNQDNMLVIAAGLDADKPDHQHGDMLGIQAMANGKVILPNYQVRYSLENLELFKNSMVKNVALVDEELQGKQYTSNKGGSGFGKFKELPTPKVLGWSANATADVFVGSHNGFENVGVNYSRQVINVENEFWIVKDNFESKNPHTYKQVWQGHYSSDYSPALLRATFDNGSGLDILQLNAVDSVVTDGKRGKEWSVVQKAATNNFSFVTVLYPFDTYDKRIDEDSMGSIFAGWSISPTSDTQNNSITLSKDDTNISFATSQLTIGDVIIDFSQEADVMTQVENDRLYITLLSDKPTTVTITQGKQNISQPLAPAALLEYKIK, from the coding sequence ATGTATAAGCCACAACAGTTCCCTTTATTGAAGTGGTGTTTTTGTTTATTCTCACTTGCGCTTTGTTCTCAGCAATTACCATCAGATAAGGTGGTAGCTGTAGAAGACCTTGCTGTTTATCTAAAAAAAGAGATTAAAGATGAACTTGGTGATGACTCACCAGAGAAGCTTGCTGCTCATTTTAGAACTGTTTTTCAAGAACGTTACTTTTACGAATGGACAGAGAATGATACTCGTTTTGAGGAGTATAAAACATTGTATCCAGCGATGGAGGTTTCTCATACTACTCGTGCTCAAGATCACTTAGATAAATTTGATGCCAGTACGCACTGGAAGTTACCTTTTAATTACAAAAATGAAACTCCCATTAATGCATACGGTCTCAGGCACCTAGCGAGACAGCATAAAATGGTAGATATTGCCTTTCTATATCGCTACAAGGATAAAGATGCACAATATATAGATTACTTCACTGGTCAATTACAGTCACTCAATGATGCGTTAATCACAGGTGAATATGAAACCATTCCCGATGGAAACGGAGTTTACGAAGCTTTTAGATCTGGTTACAGAGTTCTCAATTGGCTGCAAATTCATAATGGATTTCTTGGAGAAAAAGCATATTCAGATAAAGAGCAGCTTACTACGGTAGCAACATTGTTGCAACACGCTTCACATTTATATGAAAATAATGCCGAGTTTAAATCTGGTAATCACCAAACGAGAGGATTAAGTGCGCTGGCTATGCTTGCCATTATATTCAATGATTTTCAGGATGCAGATTTATGGTATGAAAGGGCAATGAGTATTCTCGAGCAGCACTTGCAACGCGAGATCAATGAAGATGGTTTCCAGTTTGAACGTACCATTCATTATCATCAAAGCGATATTGATAACTACTTTTATATCTATCAACTCGCTCAAAAAAGTAATAAGAAAGTAAGCGCCATCTGGGAAGAACGTTTAAAATCTCTTTTTACTACACTTACTAAGATCGCATTTCCAGACGGATCTGCACCAGTATTATCTGATGATACAGATGCTCCTTGGGCAGAAAAAAACGATATATCTGGAACACTTACCTTAGGGTATCTTTTATTTGATGATCCTGAGATGGGATACTTTGCAAAAAGCACGGTAAAACCTAAATATTTATGGAATTTAAGTAAAGAGCAATTAGGTGCTTTAAAAGAGATTAAAGCTACAGCGCCTCAAGTAGGATCTTATGCCTTTGAAGATACAGGTTACTACGTCATGAGGGAAGGCTGGGACAATCAAGATAATATGCTTGTTATAGCTGCCGGACTTGATGCAGATAAACCTGATCATCAGCATGGTGATATGCTGGGAATTCAAGCAATGGCAAATGGAAAGGTAATATTGCCTAACTATCAAGTACGTTACTCACTAGAAAACCTGGAGCTCTTCAAAAATAGTATGGTAAAGAATGTTGCGCTTGTGGATGAGGAGTTACAAGGCAAGCAATACACTTCAAATAAAGGTGGAAGCGGTTTTGGGAAATTTAAAGAACTTCCTACGCCAAAAGTTTTAGGGTGGAGCGCAAATGCTACAGCAGATGTTTTTGTGGGTTCTCACAACGGATTTGAAAATGTAGGTGTCAACTATAGTAGACAGGTGATAAATGTTGAGAATGAATTCTGGATTGTCAAAGATAATTTTGAATCAAAGAATCCTCATACTTATAAGCAAGTATGGCAAGGACATTATAGTAGTGACTACAGCCCAGCGCTTCTTAGAGCCACTTTTGATAATGGAAGTGGTCTGGATATTTTACAGTTAAATGCTGTAGATAGTGTAGTCACAGACGGTAAACGTGGTAAAGAATGGTCTGTGGTGCAAAAAGCAGCTACAAATAACTTCAGTTTTGTGACGGTGCTTTATCCATTTGACACCTACGATAAGAGAATAGATGAAGATAGCATGGGTAGTATATTTGCCGGTTGGTCAATTAGCCCTACTAGCGATACTCAAAACAATAGTATCACCTTATCTAAGGATGATACTAACATATCTTTTGCTACTTCACAATTAACAATAGGCGATGTGATTATTGATTTTTCACAAGAGGCCGATGTGATGACGCAAGTAGAAAACGACCGTTTATACATTACACTATTAAGTGATAAGCCTACCACTGTTACGATTACCCAAGGAAAACAAAACATATCTCAGCCGCTAGCTCCCGCAGCTCTGCTAGAATATAAAATTAAGTAA